A region from the Hydrogenimonas sp. genome encodes:
- a CDS encoding phosphoglucosamine mutase encodes MKLFGTDGVRGLAGKDLDAFVAMKLAMAAGVYFRKHAKTNKILVGKDTRRSGYMIENALVSGLTAVGYNVIQIGPMPTPAIAFLTENMRCDAGIMISASHNPYEDNGVKFFDARGNKLGEKDEAAIEKIYFNTELLISEQKRGREIGSSKRIDDVIGRYIVQLKNSFPTDLTLNDIRVVLDTANGAAYKVAPTVFEELGADVIVINNRPNGYNINDNCGAIYPEALSEKVREYRADIGFAFDGDADRLVVIDEKGEQVDGDKLIGALAMHLKSEGKLANDCVVATVMSNQGLEDFLSEQGIKLIRANVGDKYVLEEMRKNGCVLGGEQSGHVIFSEYAKTGDGLVTALQTIALVLRSGKRASEVLNPFELYPQRLHNIHVAEKRPLDTIEGLKEKEERIRADGLRSLIRYSGTENKLRILLEGKNAKKIEKWMAELENFFKKALNA; translated from the coding sequence ATGAAACTTTTCGGTACCGACGGCGTAAGGGGACTCGCCGGCAAGGATCTCGACGCTTTTGTCGCCATGAAGCTGGCTATGGCTGCAGGCGTCTACTTCAGAAAACATGCAAAGACAAACAAGATACTGGTAGGCAAAGATACGCGCAGAAGCGGCTATATGATAGAGAATGCCCTGGTAAGCGGTTTGACGGCCGTCGGGTACAATGTTATACAGATAGGCCCCATGCCGACACCGGCAATCGCTTTTCTGACCGAAAACATGCGGTGTGACGCGGGAATCATGATAAGTGCGAGCCACAATCCGTATGAAGATAACGGAGTAAAGTTTTTTGATGCCCGCGGAAACAAACTGGGCGAGAAGGATGAGGCCGCGATAGAGAAGATATACTTCAATACGGAGCTGCTGATATCCGAGCAGAAAAGAGGCAGGGAGATCGGCTCTTCGAAGCGTATCGACGATGTGATAGGACGCTATATTGTACAGCTTAAAAACTCCTTCCCGACGGACTTGACACTCAACGATATCCGGGTGGTGCTGGATACCGCCAACGGAGCAGCGTACAAGGTGGCACCAACCGTATTCGAAGAGCTCGGTGCCGACGTCATAGTCATAAACAACCGCCCCAACGGCTACAATATAAACGACAATTGCGGAGCGATATATCCGGAGGCCCTTAGCGAAAAAGTGAGAGAGTACCGTGCCGACATAGGTTTTGCGTTCGACGGCGATGCCGACAGGCTCGTAGTTATAGACGAAAAGGGAGAGCAGGTAGACGGTGACAAGCTGATAGGGGCTTTGGCAATGCACCTCAAAAGTGAAGGAAAGCTGGCGAATGACTGCGTCGTAGCGACGGTAATGAGCAATCAGGGGTTAGAAGATTTCCTCTCGGAACAGGGCATAAAGCTCATACGGGCGAATGTGGGTGACAAATATGTCCTGGAGGAGATGCGGAAAAACGGGTGCGTGCTGGGCGGCGAACAGAGCGGCCACGTGATCTTCAGCGAATACGCCAAAACGGGTGACGGCCTGGTTACCGCTCTGCAGACGATAGCCCTGGTACTTCGAAGCGGTAAGAGGGCGAGTGAAGTTCTGAATCCGTTCGAGCTCTATCCCCAGAGACTGCACAATATCCATGTGGCCGAGAAGAGGCCGCTCGATACCATCGAGGGGCTGAAGGAGAAGGAGGAGCGGATCAGGGCCGACGGACTCCGCTCTCTTATACGCTACAGCGGTACCGAAAACAAGCTTCGTATCCTTCTGGAGGGGAAAAACGCAAAGAAGATAGAGAAGTGGATGGCGGAGCTGGAGAACTTCTTCAAAAAAGCGTTGAATGCTTAA
- a CDS encoding translation initiation factor 3, which produces MNDDIRAREVRLVGDDGTQYGIVSRDEALDKAAEEGLDLVLIAPQANPPVAKIMDYGKFKYQQEKKKKEAKKKQKQIEVKEIKLSVKIAQNDINYKVKHAREFLEQGKHVKFRVFLRGREMANPEAGVEVLKSVWPMVEDIAELEKGPFHEGRYINMYVVPKKDSQSKK; this is translated from the coding sequence ATGAACGATGATATCAGGGCCCGTGAGGTTCGCCTGGTAGGCGATGACGGTACGCAGTACGGTATAGTCAGCCGCGACGAGGCGCTGGATAAGGCGGCGGAAGAGGGGCTGGATCTCGTTTTGATTGCACCGCAGGCGAATCCTCCGGTCGCCAAGATAATGGACTACGGAAAGTTCAAGTATCAGCAGGAGAAGAAGAAGAAAGAGGCGAAGAAGAAGCAGAAGCAGATCGAAGTGAAAGAGATCAAGCTCTCTGTAAAGATCGCCCAAAACGACATCAACTACAAAGTGAAGCACGCCAGGGAGTTCCTGGAGCAGGGCAAGCATGTGAAGTTCAGAGTATTCCTGCGCGGCCGGGAAATGGCGAACCCGGAGGCCGGGGTAGAGGTTCTCAAATCTGTCTGGCCGATGGTCGAAGATATCGCAGAGCTTGAAAAGGGGCCGTTCCATGAAGGGCGCTACATAAATATGTATGTCGTACCCAAGAAAGATAGCCAGAGCAAGAAGTGA
- a CDS encoding LSU ribosomal protein L35p: MPKMKTVRGAAKRFKVKKSGKIKRGSAFRSHILTKMSQKRKRRLRSAQYVADVDSARVKTMLGMK; this comes from the coding sequence ATGCCTAAAATGAAGACGGTACGCGGCGCTGCCAAGCGTTTCAAGGTCAAAAAGAGCGGCAAAATCAAGCGCGGTTCGGCGTTTAGAAGCCACATCCTGACCAAAATGAGCCAGAAGCGCAAACGCAGACTTCGCAGTGCGCAGTATGTTGCGGATGTTGATTCTGCACGTGTAAAAACAATGCTGGGAATGAAGTAG
- a CDS encoding LSU ribosomal protein L20p yields MPRVKTGVVRRRRHKKILKLAKGFYSGRRKHFRKAKEQVERSLVYAYRDRKQKKREFRKLWIIRINAACRLNDMNYSTFMHGLKKAGIELDRKILADMAMNNPAAFEKIVEQSKAALA; encoded by the coding sequence ATGCCAAGAGTAAAGACAGGGGTTGTAAGAAGACGCCGACACAAAAAGATTCTGAAGCTTGCCAAAGGCTTCTACAGCGGAAGAAGAAAACACTTCAGAAAAGCGAAAGAGCAGGTCGAAAGAAGCCTGGTTTACGCCTACCGCGACAGGAAACAGAAAAAACGAGAATTCAGAAAACTCTGGATTATCCGTATCAATGCAGCGTGCCGTCTGAATGATATGAACTACTCCACATTTATGCACGGGTTGAAAAAAGCCGGTATCGAGCTAGATCGCAAGATCCTTGCCGATATGGCCATGAACAATCCTGCAGCGTTTGAAAAGATCGTCGAGCAGTCAAAAGCCGCTCTGGCGTAA
- a CDS encoding threonyl-tRNA synthetase, which yields MEEKEIIAYRTEDGHIIDTQTAAESGCDNCEPIYYDNSPDALEVIRHSTAHLMAQAIKQLYPDAQFFVGPVVDEGFYYDFRVGEKIGDGDLKKIEKRMQKLAGKKIDIERYCIPKSEAVEKFAGDDLKQEVMKRIEDEKLCIYRQGDFEDLCRGPHVPNTKFLRNFKLTRVAGAYLGGDESREMLTRIYGIAFADKESLKEYLRMIEEAKKRDHRKIGADLGLFMFDEEAGAGLPFWMPKGARLRSKIEQILWRAHRRRGYEPVRGPEILKADMWRISGHYACYGENMYLTEIDGQEYGLKPMNCIGHILIYKKDIHSYRELPLKYFEYGVVHRHEQSGVLHGLLRVREFTQDDAHIFCTPEQIKPVVIDVLEFVDSVMKIFGFDYEMEISTKPEKAIGDDAIWDTATKALKEALDENGFEYGIDEGGGAFYGPKIDIKITDALKRKWQCGTIQVDFNLPERFEMEYVDEDNGRKRPVMIHRAILGSFERFIAILTEHFAGEFPIFIAPTQVIFVPIAEDHVAYAKELAGELAEFDVDCEIYDRNESLAKRVRTAEKQKVPMIAIIGDEEVSNRKVAVRDRRERRQYTLDAAEFINLIKEQTSEVRI from the coding sequence TTGGAAGAAAAAGAGATCATTGCCTACAGAACCGAAGACGGGCATATCATAGACACTCAGACTGCCGCCGAAAGCGGTTGTGACAACTGCGAACCCATCTACTACGACAACTCCCCCGATGCACTCGAAGTGATACGCCACTCCACGGCCCACCTGATGGCACAGGCCATCAAACAGCTATACCCCGATGCACAGTTTTTCGTCGGCCCCGTTGTGGACGAAGGTTTCTACTACGATTTCAGGGTTGGTGAAAAGATCGGTGACGGCGATCTGAAAAAGATCGAAAAGAGGATGCAGAAGCTCGCCGGGAAGAAGATCGACATAGAGCGCTACTGTATTCCAAAAAGCGAAGCCGTAGAGAAGTTCGCCGGCGACGACCTGAAGCAGGAGGTTATGAAGCGGATAGAGGATGAGAAACTCTGCATCTACCGTCAGGGAGACTTCGAAGACCTCTGCCGGGGGCCGCATGTACCCAATACGAAGTTTCTACGCAACTTCAAACTGACCCGTGTAGCCGGAGCCTATCTGGGCGGAGATGAGAGCAGGGAGATGCTCACCCGTATATACGGTATAGCTTTCGCCGATAAAGAGAGCCTCAAAGAGTATCTTCGCATGATAGAGGAGGCCAAAAAGCGAGACCACCGCAAGATCGGAGCCGACTTGGGGCTTTTCATGTTCGACGAGGAGGCCGGAGCGGGGCTTCCGTTCTGGATGCCGAAGGGTGCGAGGCTCAGAAGCAAGATAGAGCAGATTCTCTGGAGAGCCCACAGGCGCCGAGGATATGAACCGGTAAGGGGCCCGGAGATACTTAAGGCCGATATGTGGCGCATAAGCGGCCACTACGCATGTTACGGCGAAAATATGTACCTAACCGAGATCGACGGGCAGGAGTATGGCCTCAAGCCTATGAACTGTATAGGCCACATACTCATCTACAAGAAGGATATCCACAGCTACAGAGAGCTTCCCCTGAAGTACTTCGAATACGGAGTTGTCCACAGGCATGAGCAGAGCGGTGTGCTGCACGGCCTTCTGAGGGTCAGGGAGTTCACGCAGGACGATGCGCATATCTTCTGTACCCCCGAACAGATAAAACCGGTAGTGATAGATGTCCTGGAGTTTGTCGACAGTGTAATGAAGATATTCGGCTTCGACTACGAGATGGAGATCTCGACCAAGCCGGAGAAGGCGATAGGTGACGACGCAATCTGGGATACGGCGACAAAGGCACTCAAAGAGGCTTTGGATGAGAACGGCTTCGAGTACGGCATAGACGAAGGTGGCGGAGCCTTTTACGGACCGAAGATCGACATAAAGATAACCGATGCGCTGAAGAGAAAATGGCAGTGCGGAACGATACAGGTGGACTTCAACCTGCCCGAGCGCTTCGAGATGGAGTATGTGGATGAAGATAACGGGCGAAAACGCCCCGTCATGATCCATAGGGCCATCCTGGGCAGTTTCGAGCGCTTCATAGCCATCCTGACAGAGCACTTTGCCGGCGAGTTCCCGATCTTCATCGCGCCTACGCAGGTGATCTTCGTGCCGATTGCCGAAGATCACGTAGCCTACGCGAAGGAGCTTGCGGGCGAACTTGCGGAGTTCGATGTCGATTGTGAAATCTACGACAGGAACGAATCTCTGGCAAAGCGTGTGCGGACGGCGGAGAAGCAGAAGGTGCCGATGATCGCCATCATCGGCGATGAGGAGGTTTCTAACCGTAAAGTTGCGGTGAGAGACAGAAGAGAGCGCAGACAGTATACTCTGGATGCGGCGGAGTTTATCAATCTCATAAAGGAGCAGACAAGTGAGGTCAGAATTTGA
- a CDS encoding lipoprotein signal peptidase: MLKAWTVFLLAAAGVYIVDQNIKQIFLAGWRWESDCISLSLVFNKGVAFSMLSFLGPYLKWIQIALLASVMGYIIHGGYLNRHSLPLGILFGAAIGNIADRFMHGGVVDYVHWHCGFDFAVFNFADVMIDFAVAWLLIEHFFFKGALNKDETGLRKNQ; encoded by the coding sequence ATGCTTAAAGCCTGGACCGTTTTTCTGCTGGCCGCAGCCGGCGTATACATTGTCGATCAGAACATAAAGCAGATATTTCTTGCCGGGTGGCGGTGGGAGAGCGACTGCATTTCGCTCAGCCTCGTCTTCAACAAGGGCGTAGCATTTTCCATGTTATCGTTCCTGGGGCCCTACCTCAAATGGATACAGATAGCCCTGCTGGCTTCGGTCATGGGTTATATCATACACGGGGGATACCTGAACAGGCACTCTCTTCCCCTGGGTATCCTGTTCGGCGCCGCCATAGGCAATATAGCTGACCGTTTTATGCACGGAGGAGTTGTCGACTATGTGCACTGGCACTGCGGCTTCGACTTCGCGGTATTCAATTTTGCCGATGTGATGATCGATTTTGCCGTAGCGTGGCTTCTGATCGAGCACTTTTTCTTTAAAGGCGCCCTTAATAAAGATGAGACAGGTTTAAGAAAAAATCAATGA